Below is a genomic region from Tursiops truncatus isolate mTurTru1 chromosome 4, mTurTru1.mat.Y, whole genome shotgun sequence.
CGCTGCCCCAGGCTTGGAGCAGCCCGAGGCCCAGAACTGAACCGTCAGGGGCCCGGGCCTGGAGGTGGGGACACAAAGGCCGGGCTCCCAGGTCAGGAGGGGACTCACAGCGCCCCACCCCGGACTCCCACCTCAGTGTAACACATGAGGGCCGACGCATGCAAGAAGTCTCGGCGACAGCCCCGTCTCATCAGTCACGAGTCCTTCCCCCTGCCCCGTGCGGCCGGTCCCAGCCCAGTGCTGGCCCTGACCCCAGGCTTCCTGgagcccccaccccccctccagcCCCGTCCCCAGGCGCCCAGCTTCTCTCCCTAACACAACCTGGCCAGACAGCTTCCTCCAAAAGTCCTCCCAACTCTGCAGGCTGACCACAGGGATGGTCCTTCCCACTGTGTCTTGCATCCCTGCCCCCTAACCAGACCCCCGAGAGCTCAGCATCTCTGGACGCCCCAGTCCACTGCCCCTGCCCACGAgctgcctgggatgctcttccCATCTCGTGGACTTAGGGACCCCTGCTGCGACCCTCCGGGAAGCCTTCCCTACTTCCCCCCGGAAGCTTCTGTCCCCCAGCCTCTGTCCCCCACCTAGGAAGACTCCTGGGGCGCCCCTTCCTGGGCTGTGAGCCCCACAAAGACAGAGGTTCCCATGGCCCATACACAGGATGTCCGTCCATGGGGCCAGCTGCCTGCTAGAAGCCTTACTCTCTAACACACCTGGAGGAAGTAGAAGGCGGGTATCCGCTGGGGACTCCCAGTGGAgtgtgttcattttaaaaatgagaggaCTGGACgcagcctaaatgcccactggcgggtgaatggataaaggagacgGGGtgcatatacacagtggaatgttactcaacCATGGAAGGGaacggaattgggtcatttgcagagatgtggacggacctagagactgtcatacagagtgaagtaggtcagaaagagaaaaacaaatatcgtgtattaactcatatatgtggaagctagaaaaatggtacagatgaaactgTGTTTGCAAAgtggaaatagagacacagacgtagagaataaacgtatgggcaccaaggggggaaagggagggtgggatgaattgggggattgggactgacatatatacactactgtgtataaaatagataactaatgagaacacgctgtatagcacagggaactccacttcgctgtacagtagaaactaacacgacactgCAGAACAACTATAgcccaataataaaaaaatgaacagacaaaaAAATGAGAGGACTGAAGGTCAAGGAAGGAAAGCAACTTGCCCAGCAACACCAGCCTCCAGGCAATGCCCAGCTCTGAACCCACTGACATGCACTCGTCATACCCCATCAGGTGGGTACCTCCTCCTACAGCCCCAGGCTTGAGACCCTGAGCAGCTGCTGCGACGGTGGCAGCGGTGCCCACTCCCCACCAGGGACTCTGCCCCCGCGCAGCCCCGTGGAGGCTTCCCGTGCTGCCTCTCCCAGCTGCTGGGGCACCTGGATAGCCCCTGCTCGTGTCTGACACTGCGccccaggtgaggggaagacaccTGTCCTGGCTTTTCCCCATTCGAACAGGGCCCTGTGGGATGCTGGCTGCAACCGCATTTTGGGAATTGAGTCCAGAGgcttctttaaaaaggaaagaaaagccagcAGCCTGCTGGCGGGTGCACAAGGGGGCTGGCAGGTGTATGGGACCATCTAGCACTCGGGTTACAGGGAAGTTTCCGTTCCTGCCCCTGAGGAAGCTCCCTGGGCCCTGATTGGCTCGGGCTGAGCGGCTTCTGCTCTCTCCAAGGAGAGCCCGGTATAATAGAAACCCGGGCCGTGAGCTCAGACCCGCGGAGGCCGGAGGAAGCACCTGGGGCTCCCTCTTCCCGGGCCAGGCGTGCCCACCCAGGTGCCCGGCGGCGCAGGGGGTGCGCCAGGGCCAGGAGGCTGACACGGCCTAGACACCCCACAAGTCCAGCGGCACCCCGAGGCCGCGGGACCCCAGGCGGGGAGAGCGGGACCCCAGTCCCGTGTCCCCGACCCTGCAATGATGGGCGAGGCCCGGGCCGGTGGGGACCCGGCGCTGCGCCGCCTCCTGAGGCTGCACCGCACGGAGATAGCCGTGGCCGTGGACAGCGCCTTCCCGCTGCTGCACGCGCTGGTCGACCACGACGTGGTCCCCGAGGACAAATTCCAGGTGGGCCCCTATCCAGACCAGCGACCCAGCAACACGCCCCAGCCTTCCCCACGCCCGCGCCCAGGAGCGGGCAAGGTCGCGGAAGACCCGTTCCAGAGGGAccctccccagccccgcccctccccactctcccgCCCCCACGCCCCAGCGCCAGGGTAAGGTCCCTGCCGCTAACCCGCAGCCTGCCCCACGCCCCACCCGCCAGCGGAGCGAACGGTCTCCAAGACAAGTTCCGGTGCCCCCCCAGATCCCCAAagccccctcccagccctccccaaGCCTCCCTCCAAGTTGAGCCCAGTCTCCTAAGATGAATTCCAGGCggccccccacctcaccccagcaCCCCCCTGCCATCCCCCACCTGCCCCAAGCCAAGGGGATGGACACAGGTGCCCAAGTCTCCAGCGGCCTCCTCGGGGTCAGCATCTGCCCTCTGGTCCCGCAGTGGAGCCGGCAGGAAGGGGGGTACCCGGGAAGGGCGGGGCCCCCATTCCCGCTCTGCTTCAGGAGACGCTGCGTCTGAAGGAGAAGGAGGGCTGCCCACAGGCCTTCCACGCGCTCCTCTCGTGGCTCCTGACCCAGGACGCGGCCGTCATCCTGGACTTCTGGAGGGTCCTCTTCAAGGACTACAACCTGGAGAGATACCCCCGGCTGCAGCCCATCCTAGACGGCTTCCCCAAAGGTGGGGGCCCTGGGGGCTGGGTCCCGGCCGCAGCCCATCCTAGACGGCTTCCCCAAAGGTGGGGGGCGCTGGGGGCTGGGTCCCGGCCGCAGCCCATCCTAGACGGCTTCCCCAAAGGTGGGGGCACTGGGGCTGGGTCCCGGCCGGCTCGGcctccctccctggggctggCAGCAGGAGTCATCCTCTGAGCCCCAGCTGGACTGTGAGAGGGGAGGCGTGGGGCTGTTTAGGGAGCCCCGGACACCACCTAGACCATCTTGGCTTCTAAGAGCAAAGAGCTGAGGCCTCACCTGCCTGAACGGGGCGTCGGTTCTGGGCTTGAAGCTCAGCCTCCGGCCCTGCACACGCCCGCAGATGTGGACCTCAGCCAGCCCCGGAAGGGGAGGAGGCCCCCGGCTGGCCCCAAGGCCACCGTGCTGCTGCCCAGGCCTCCCACCAAGAGGAAGGCCCTGGAGGAACCGAGGGCCACCCCGCCGGCAGCTCTGTCCCCGAGGGGCACCTCCAGCCCAGGTACCCAGCTTGAGGAGCCGGTGGGCTCACAGATCCCCTCACGGAGCCCTACACCCCCTGACCACTCCCCCTCCCTGACCTGGTCCGGGAGCATCTGTCCCTCCTGCTTGGCCCAGAGTCAGCCTGGCAGAGGTCCCTCTGGGGACTTGGACGGACCCCCTGTATGAGCCCCGCAGCCCTTGTTGACCCCCGGGCCCTGTGAGTAGGCAGGTGGGTGTACTTCCTGTCTCCTGATGTGGACACCAGAGCCCGGTAAAGCAAGGGGACACACCAGAGTCCGGGAGACCCCACCTGGCACTCTCCCACCTGCGCCCTGGCGTTGGCCCAGCAGCGGGAGGAGGGCCAGGCTGTCCCTGCTCCCCGACAGGCTCCCACATCAAGGCCAAGCCCTCCAAGAAGTCAGAGAGCAACGCAGAGCCACAGCGCCTCCCGCTGGGCAACGGTGAGCCAGGCCCCAGGTCTGGGGGTCAGGGGTCCGTCTTGGGAGCTGGGACCATGCTGGCCTGGGGTCACCCCACCTATGCCCCTCTGAGTGCCCCATCCTTCAGGGCCAGCTCCGACCCTGCTTCCTCCAGAGAATACCCCCTGTCCCTTGGCCAGATGCAACCTGGGACCTGGAGACCTCCCATGGGCCCCTGGTGCTGGCCTGAGGGCAGGCTCTGGggaccctgcctccctcccagcccagcccagggccacaTCCCAGCGTCTCTGTTCATTCCCGCCAGCTGGGTTCGGACGGCTCGTACACCACACACCAGACCACACCACATACGTgtacacgcacacgcacacgcactcCATGGCCCGTCTCTGCACTTACGTGTGGGCTGGCTGTCTGTCTGTGGAGGGGCtggaccccctccccagcctgccctgtgtggaaagaaggaaggattcTGCTGCCCAGACGCCCCGCACTCCCCACTGCCCGTGCTCAGGAGCCATCGTCCCAACAGGTGACCCCCCATTTGGTGCTCCTTTCCCCAGGAATTCAGGCCATGTCCGCTTCAGTCCAGAGAGCCATGGCCGTGTCATCTGGGGACGTCCCAGGAGCCCGCGGGGCCGTGGAGGGGATCCTTATCCAGCAGGTGTTTGAGGCAGGTAGACGGCGCTTGGGGAGGGGCTGCCAGGGATCCACGTCCCGCTCAGCTCCCCGGTGGCTCCGGAGCATGGACAAGGCACCCCTACTCCCTGCAGTGGGTCTGCCGTCTCTGGAGCGGATGCTCTGGGCAGGGCTTGGGGCACTCTTGGACTCTAAGCTGGACAACCTGcggccccagccccgcccgccccatcCTTGCAGctcctccttcctccactcccTGTGCCGCACACCCTCTGGGGACGCCGAGGACCCTGGGAGCTGGTGCGGGCTCCAGGCTCACCCACAAGGGACGGTCCCAagtagtttcctagggctgttatGACGAGTTGCCACAAACggggtggcttaaagcaacagaaacaccaaaatcaaggtgtgggcggGGCCGGGCTTGCTCCCTCCGAGGCTCTAGGGCAGAGgcttctctgcttcctccagctcatGGCAACCCCCATGCCCCGGCTTGTGGTCACATCACTCCAGCTCCTCGCCACAGAGGctcctccctgtgtctctctgcGTCCTCTCGTCTTCTCATAAGGATGCTGTCCTTGGACTTCGGTCCAGTGCAAGTCCATCTtaacatctacaaagaccctactTGCGAATAAGGCTGCATTCCGAGACTCCGAGTGGATGAGAATTTGGGAGACGTGCTTCCCCCCAGCAGAGAATCCCTGCTGTGTTCAGGACCCGGGGCCCAGAGCTGACTGGGGTGGGGTTTGTGGGGGGAGGAACAGCCAGCTGTAGAGCCTCCCTGCCAGGCCCCCCCCCCCGACCCGTCTCCTCCCAGGTGGCTCCAAGAAGTGCATCCAGGTTGGGGGGGAGTTTTACACTCCCAGCAAGTTTGAAGACCCCAGCGGGGCAAAGAACAAGACCCGAAGCGGCAGCAGCCTGAAGACGTTGGTCCGAGCCAAGGGGACCCAGGCTCCTGCCCCTGTGAGCGCTGCTGGGACCGCCCCTGGGGAGGCCTGGCCCtcggcccctcccccagcacccgGGGCAGCAGCGTCCTGTCACCTCTGGTGGGGAGCTCTGCTGGGGCTGGGGACTGCCCCTCCCGCCCGAATGCCTCCCCTGCTGGTgaccctctctcttctccctggcAGGGTGGAGGCGATTCGAGGGCAGGCCAGCGGGACAGGGCCCCGGGACCCCCTGCCCTTCCCAGTGAGCCCCAGCTGCACCAGGTAACGCTCAGAGCGCCCCCAGGATC
It encodes:
- the AIRE gene encoding autoimmune regulator, with translation MGEARAGGDPALRRLLRLHRTEIAVAVDSAFPLLHALVDHDVVPEDKFQETLRLKEKEGCPQAFHALLSWLLTQDAAVILDFWRVLFKDYNLERYPRLQPILDGFPKDVDLSQPRKGRRPPAGPKATVLLPRPPTKRKALEEPRATPPAALSPRGTSSPGSHIKAKPSKKSESNAEPQRLPLGNGIQAMSASVQRAMAVSSGDVPGARGAVEGILIQQVFEAGGSKKCIQVGGEFYTPSKFEDPSGAKNKTRSGSSLKTLVRAKGTQAPAPGGGDSRAGQRDRAPGPPALPSEPQLHQKNEDECAACRDGGELLCCDGCPRAFHLACLTPPLHQIPSGTWRCSSCLQGRAQRDLPRTEEPRPQEPPAETPVLLALRSAGEEARGPPSERPAGMDAAVTYKHLLASPPAAPPLVLDPSALHPLLCVGPEGQQGPAPGARCGVCGDGTDALRCSHCAAAFHWRCHFPAGAARPGAALRCKSCSGDPAPAPGEGPPAATPALSPARPAGDDSAVHEPVLHRDDLESLLSEHSFDGILQWAIQSMSRPVAEAPTFPC